From Paenibacillus graminis, a single genomic window includes:
- the xerD gene encoding site-specific tyrosine recombinase XerD has product MRSHLQPFMQYLSEDKGLSPSTLESYGRDISQFMDFADERGLSSPEDIKRSHIMLYLAAQRGAGRAAATVNRNTVSLRAFFHYLLRERLIGQDPTLDMDKIKPSSKPPMVLSVEEMERLLNAPGDDTPQGRRDKAMLELLYATGIRVSELISLNVEDVHTEMKYVRCTGASGKERIVPIGAMAAESVAQYAAGMREKLLRGNQKESALFLNSLGGRLTRQGFWKIIKKYAREAQIEQDITPHTLRHSFAAHLLEGGADLRSVQQMLGHSDISTTQIYSGIARKNMKEVYENHHPRAR; this is encoded by the coding sequence ATGAGGTCACATTTGCAGCCGTTTATGCAGTATTTGTCCGAGGACAAAGGCTTATCGCCAAGCACACTTGAGTCCTACGGGCGGGATATCTCGCAGTTTATGGATTTTGCCGATGAGCGGGGGTTGTCCTCTCCGGAAGACATCAAAAGATCACATATTATGCTCTATCTCGCGGCACAGCGCGGAGCAGGGCGCGCAGCCGCAACGGTGAACCGCAATACGGTGTCACTCCGGGCTTTTTTTCATTATTTGCTGAGGGAACGCTTGATCGGGCAGGACCCGACGCTGGATATGGACAAAATCAAACCAAGCAGCAAGCCGCCTATGGTGCTGAGTGTGGAAGAGATGGAGCGGCTGCTGAATGCACCGGGCGACGACACTCCCCAGGGCAGACGCGATAAGGCGATGCTGGAGCTGCTCTATGCTACGGGCATCCGTGTCTCCGAGCTGATCTCGCTGAACGTGGAGGATGTGCACACGGAAATGAAGTATGTCCGCTGCACCGGAGCTTCCGGCAAGGAGCGGATCGTTCCCATTGGCGCGATGGCGGCTGAAAGTGTAGCCCAGTATGCCGCTGGCATGCGGGAGAAGCTGCTGCGCGGCAATCAGAAGGAATCGGCCTTATTCCTGAACAGTCTGGGCGGAAGGCTGACCCGCCAGGGGTTCTGGAAGATTATTAAGAAATACGCCCGGGAAGCCCAGATTGAGCAGGATATTACACCGCATACTTTAAGACATTCGTTTGCGGCGCACTTGCTGGAGGGCGGAGCAGATCTGCGTTCCGTGCAGCAGATGCTTGGACATTCCGACATTTCGACTACCCAGATTTATAGCGGAATTGCCCGCA
- a CDS encoding DUF4227 family protein yields MIVSVPKTMRRLYFMTMLVTLSCLAYYAMSWIGSWINPYEQSEIPEGTAIRAFQEVPHSPEGLSSGERLRFYYWYGE; encoded by the coding sequence ATGATCGTCTCTGTGCCCAAAACCATGCGCCGGCTGTATTTTATGACAATGCTGGTGACCTTGAGCTGTCTTGCTTATTATGCGATGAGCTGGATCGGCAGCTGGATCAATCCTTATGAACAGAGTGAAATCCCCGAAGGCACGGCAATCCGGGCATTCCAGGAGGTTCCGCATTCCCCCGAAGGGCTGAGTTCTGGGGAGAGGCTGCGGTTTTATTACTGGTACGGAGAGTGA
- a CDS encoding Fur family transcriptional regulator, with the protein MEARIDKIKQQLQSQGYKLTPQREATLRVLLENEEDHLSAEDVFMLVKEKAPEIGLATVYRTLELLSELHVVEKINFGDGVARYDLRTDTAKHHHHHLICVQCGTMDEIREDWLGPLEERLEKEYNFTVLDHRLDFHGICYRCKDKNNTDSNASE; encoded by the coding sequence ATGGAAGCCCGGATAGATAAGATTAAGCAACAGCTACAATCCCAAGGATATAAGCTCACACCCCAACGGGAAGCCACTTTAAGAGTACTGCTGGAGAATGAGGAAGATCATTTGAGCGCAGAAGACGTCTTCATGCTGGTGAAGGAGAAAGCTCCGGAGATCGGTCTTGCTACTGTTTATCGTACCTTGGAGCTGCTCAGCGAGCTTCATGTTGTGGAGAAGATCAATTTCGGAGACGGCGTGGCCCGTTACGATCTGCGGACAGATACAGCGAAACATCATCATCATCATTTGATCTGCGTGCAATGCGGCACGATGGATGAGATCCGCGAGGATTGGCTTGGACCGCTGGAAGAACGGCTTGAGAAGGAATATAATTTTACGGTACTTGATCATAGACTTGATTTTCACGGAATCTGCTACCGCTGCAAGGACAAGAACAACACAGACAGCAATGCTTCCGAATAA
- the spoIIM gene encoding stage II sporulation protein M — protein sequence MRSLRLMMKEQTPLYIFVAVLFLVGVVFGALIVSALTLDQQQELSDYLGNFFVTVDQQGLPAAPDSYWEIAALNLKWIGLIWILGLSVIGLPGILILDFLKGVLIGFTVGCMVSEYSWHGMLFALVSVAPHNLVLIPVLLVGSAAAIAFSLLMIRSRVLGQRRSPVTRPFVMYTMLSFGLAVLVLGISGFEAWVSPTMMRWVTPMLVPKG from the coding sequence ATGCGCAGTTTGCGGCTGATGATGAAGGAACAGACGCCTCTTTATATTTTTGTCGCGGTATTATTTTTGGTTGGGGTCGTTTTCGGGGCCTTGATCGTAAGTGCGCTGACGCTGGATCAGCAGCAGGAGCTTAGCGATTACCTGGGGAATTTCTTCGTCACCGTGGATCAGCAGGGTCTGCCTGCAGCGCCGGATTCCTACTGGGAAATTGCTGCGTTGAATCTGAAATGGATTGGCCTGATTTGGATTTTGGGACTGTCTGTGATCGGCCTGCCGGGCATTCTGATCCTTGATTTTCTCAAAGGCGTGCTAATCGGCTTTACCGTCGGCTGTATGGTCAGCGAATATTCCTGGCATGGCATGCTGTTCGCGCTGGTCTCAGTTGCCCCGCATAATCTCGTGCTGATTCCTGTACTCCTGGTAGGCAGCGCTGCAGCGATAGCCTTTTCCCTGCTGATGATCCGCAGCCGGGTACTGGGCCAGCGGCGTTCTCCGGTTACCCGCCCTTTTGTTATGTATACGATGTTATCATTTGGGCTGGCAGTGCTTGTACTGGGGATTTCCGGCTTCGAGGCCTGGGTTTCACCAACGATGATGCGCTGGGTTACACCCATGCTGGTTCCAAAAGGATAA
- a CDS encoding endonuclease Q family protein — protein MALGAKLRSYYCDLHVHIGRTSAGQTVKISGSSSLTFAGIAKEAAQRKGMELIGIIDSHAPGVLADIRALLASGEMSEAEGGGIAYQGTTIVLGTEIEIREPGRKECHVLAFLPDLAAMEDFSSWMGKHMRNINLSSQRLYVPARELQDEICGRGGILIPAHIFTPHKGLYGCAAERMADLFDLARIAAVELGLSSDSEMAGYISELDPFTFLTNSDAHSLGKIGREYNVLEMAQPSFHELKLALARQEGRRVSGNFGLNPRLGKYHRTYCAGCGSIADEAYATSERCPYCGSQKLVQGVFDRILAIADREQPLIPAHRPPYHYQVPLEFIPGLGKRKLEALLAAFGTEMRILHAAGEAELAAVAGAELAAQIVKARSGTLELSSGGGGTYGKVVKG, from the coding sequence ATGGCACTAGGGGCTAAGCTGCGGAGTTATTATTGTGATCTGCATGTGCATATCGGGCGGACATCGGCAGGACAAACTGTCAAAATCAGCGGCAGCAGCAGCCTCACCTTCGCCGGAATCGCCAAAGAGGCCGCGCAGCGCAAAGGGATGGAGCTGATCGGCATCATCGACAGCCACGCCCCGGGAGTGCTGGCGGATATCCGCGCCCTGCTCGCCTCCGGCGAGATGAGCGAAGCGGAGGGTGGCGGAATTGCCTACCAGGGAACGACTATTGTGCTGGGGACAGAGATTGAAATCCGCGAGCCAGGACGAAAAGAGTGCCATGTCCTGGCCTTCCTGCCGGACCTTGCGGCCATGGAGGATTTCAGCAGCTGGATGGGCAAGCATATGCGGAATATTAATCTGAGCTCCCAGCGGCTGTATGTTCCGGCCCGGGAGCTGCAGGATGAGATCTGCGGCCGGGGCGGGATTCTGATTCCGGCACATATTTTTACGCCACACAAAGGACTGTACGGCTGTGCAGCCGAGCGGATGGCCGATTTGTTTGATCTGGCGCGGATTGCTGCGGTTGAACTTGGACTGAGCTCCGATTCGGAAATGGCCGGGTATATCTCAGAGCTTGATCCCTTTACCTTCTTGACGAACTCCGATGCTCATTCGCTTGGCAAGATCGGCCGTGAGTATAATGTGCTCGAAATGGCACAACCTTCGTTCCATGAGCTGAAGCTCGCCCTCGCGAGGCAGGAAGGACGCAGGGTCAGCGGCAACTTCGGGCTGAATCCCCGGCTGGGCAAATATCACCGCACCTATTGTGCGGGCTGCGGCAGCATAGCCGATGAAGCGTATGCTACATCGGAGCGCTGCCCGTATTGCGGCAGCCAGAAGCTGGTCCAGGGTGTATTCGACCGGATTCTGGCCATCGCCGACCGCGAGCAGCCTTTGATTCCGGCACACCGGCCACCGTACCACTACCAGGTGCCGCTGGAATTTATTCCGGGGCTAGGCAAGCGTAAGCTGGAGGCGCTGCTGGCGGCTTTTGGTACGGAGATGAGAATCCTGCACGCTGCCGGTGAGGCGGAGCTGGCTGCTGTTGCCGGAGCGGAGCTGGCTGCTCAAATCGTAAAAGCCCGCTCCGGCACGCTGGAGCTGTCGTCCGGTGGTGGCGGGACTTATGGCAAGGTAGTAAAAGGGTAG
- a CDS encoding NUDIX domain-containing protein, protein MKKDEINRNPALDEETLSTQHIFEGKIISLQVDTVKLPDGNTATREVVKHPGAVAVLALNQGKMLVVEQYRQPMHRTEVEIPAGKLDPGEDPLAAAGRELQEETGFHSGELKLLKSFYTSPGFADEIIHLYVTDNAQSGDMALDEDEFLEVSELTLEEAYQYIADGRIADAKTMMAVYAWHLYTLTGQWH, encoded by the coding sequence ATGAAAAAAGATGAAATTAACCGCAACCCCGCACTGGATGAAGAAACCTTGTCCACACAGCACATTTTTGAGGGCAAAATTATTTCGCTGCAGGTGGATACGGTCAAGCTGCCTGACGGCAATACGGCAACACGCGAGGTCGTGAAGCATCCGGGGGCTGTGGCCGTATTAGCGCTGAACCAGGGCAAAATGCTGGTTGTTGAGCAGTACCGCCAGCCGATGCACCGCACGGAAGTGGAGATTCCCGCTGGCAAGCTGGACCCGGGCGAAGACCCGCTGGCTGCGGCCGGGCGCGAGCTTCAGGAAGAGACCGGTTTTCACAGCGGGGAGCTGAAGCTGCTGAAGTCATTCTACACCTCTCCCGGCTTTGCCGATGAAATCATTCACTTATATGTGACAGATAATGCCCAGTCTGGGGATATGGCGCTGGATGAGGATGAGTTCCTGGAGGTTTCCGAGCTTACCCTGGAGGAAGCGTATCAATATATTGCGGATGGGCGCATTGCCGACGCCAAAACAATGATGGCGGTCTACGCCTGGCACCTATATACGCTTACAGGCCAATGGCACTAG
- a CDS encoding M20/M25/M40 family metallo-hydrolase, translating into MISQERLIQEFMELVRVDSETGNERQIADVLIAKFSALGLTAIEDDSKERTGHGAGNLFVTWPAEGGTAAPKLLFTCHMDTVVPGKNIQPSLGEDGWITSDGSTILGSDDKAGLAALFEAIRVIQEQKLAHGQIQFVITAGEESGLLGARNMDPSHLDAEFGFALDSNGEVGAIAVAAPTQAKVTMQIFGKSAHAGVNPEDGISAIQVASKAISAMKLGRIDNETTANIGKFAGGGPTNVVCDHVQLDAEARSIVQEKVELQIASMREALETTARDYGAESEFRSEIIYPAFSFNEHDPVVQLAERAITSLGLTPRLFPSGGGSDANVFNGLKVPTVNLAVGYENIHTTKERIKAGDIVKVAELVVAIVKESVKG; encoded by the coding sequence ATGATCTCACAAGAACGCTTGATTCAGGAATTCATGGAGCTTGTCCGTGTAGATAGCGAAACAGGGAACGAACGGCAGATTGCCGACGTGCTAATCGCAAAATTCAGCGCCCTGGGCCTTACCGCCATTGAAGATGATTCCAAGGAACGCACGGGACATGGGGCGGGCAATCTGTTTGTGACCTGGCCTGCCGAAGGAGGAACGGCTGCGCCTAAGCTGCTCTTCACTTGCCATATGGATACCGTTGTTCCCGGCAAAAATATTCAGCCTTCCCTTGGTGAAGACGGCTGGATTACCAGTGACGGCAGCACGATTCTCGGCTCGGATGACAAGGCGGGACTCGCAGCCCTGTTCGAAGCCATCCGTGTAATTCAGGAGCAGAAGCTGGCGCACGGACAAATTCAGTTTGTCATTACCGCAGGAGAAGAGTCGGGGCTGCTGGGTGCCCGGAACATGGACCCGTCCCATCTGGATGCCGAGTTTGGTTTTGCGTTGGATTCCAACGGCGAGGTAGGCGCCATTGCTGTAGCTGCGCCGACTCAGGCGAAGGTGACGATGCAGATTTTTGGTAAATCCGCTCATGCGGGTGTCAATCCCGAGGATGGAATCAGCGCTATTCAAGTCGCCAGCAAGGCGATTTCGGCGATGAAGCTTGGACGCATCGACAATGAAACGACAGCCAATATCGGCAAATTTGCCGGCGGCGGCCCGACGAATGTGGTCTGTGACCATGTGCAGCTGGATGCGGAAGCACGGAGCATTGTGCAGGAGAAGGTGGAGCTGCAGATCGCTTCCATGCGTGAAGCGCTGGAGACTACGGCCCGTGACTACGGCGCAGAGAGTGAATTCCGCAGTGAGATCATCTATCCGGCGTTCAGTTTTAACGAGCATGATCCCGTGGTGCAGCTGGCGGAACGAGCGATTACCTCTCTGGGGCTGACCCCGCGGCTATTTCCGTCCGGCGGCGGCAGTGATGCCAACGTGTTCAACGGGTTGAAGGTGCCAACGGTAAATCTGGCGGTCGGCTATGAGAATATTCATACTACCAAAGAACGGATCAAGGCCGGGGATATCGTCAAGGTAGCCGAACTCGTTGTAGCGATTGTAAAAGAAAGTGTAAAAGGCTAA
- the prli42 gene encoding stressosome-associated protein Prli42 has protein sequence MQRQKWFRIVIYVMLLAMIASTVLFVLEPFLAG, from the coding sequence ATGCAACGTCAAAAATGGTTCCGCATCGTTATTTATGTTATGCTGCTCGCCATGATCGCCTCTACCGTGCTCTTCGTCCTGGAGCCCTTCCTGGCCGGTTAA
- the lipB gene encoding lipoyl(octanoyl) transferase LipB, translated as MNSTELSLLEVSYLPLIEYGAAWELQKAAVQAIDAGTEPERLILLQHPPTYTIGSQHHPEHLLLSAGQLKEKGIALFEIDRGGDITYHGPGQLVGYPLLKLGVDGKVDLHGYLRRLEAVIIDFLAGYGIEGSRKPEYTGVWVGDQKICAIGVKFNKSKFRRGFITSHGFAFNVTAGIGEQGFQGIIPCGIAEYGVTSLEECTGRSFELGDVASELVPYFLKHFPYQTAAAVEQTDVQQTD; from the coding sequence ATGAACAGCACAGAATTAAGCTTATTGGAAGTTTCATATCTGCCTCTCATCGAATATGGAGCTGCCTGGGAGCTGCAAAAGGCGGCAGTTCAGGCAATTGATGCCGGCACGGAGCCGGAGCGGCTGATTCTTTTGCAGCATCCGCCAACCTATACCATCGGCTCGCAGCATCATCCCGAGCATCTTCTCCTCAGCGCCGGGCAGCTTAAGGAAAAAGGTATTGCGCTGTTTGAAATTGACCGGGGAGGAGATATTACATATCATGGGCCCGGTCAGCTGGTTGGCTACCCGCTGCTGAAGCTGGGGGTGGACGGCAAGGTGGATTTGCATGGCTACCTGCGTCGTCTGGAAGCTGTCATTATTGACTTTTTGGCAGGTTATGGCATAGAGGGCAGCCGGAAACCGGAGTATACCGGAGTCTGGGTCGGTGATCAGAAAATCTGTGCCATTGGGGTTAAGTTCAACAAGAGCAAATTCCGCAGAGGCTTCATTACCAGCCACGGGTTCGCGTTCAATGTCACCGCGGGGATCGGAGAACAGGGATTCCAGGGGATTATTCCTTGCGGGATTGCCGAGTACGGGGTTACCTCGCTGGAGGAATGTACCGGGCGTTCCTTTGAGCTGGGGGATGTAGCCAGCGAGCTGGTGCCTTATTTTCTTAAGCATTTTCCTTACCAAACGGCTGCTGCTGTGGAGCAGACGGACGTGCAGCAGACCGATTAA
- a CDS encoding dihydrolipoamide acetyltransferase family protein, translated as MSDNTKLTDVIMPQLAESLVSATIGKWLKQPGDSIEQYEPLCDLITDKVNAELPATVDGTLVELLAEEGQTVSVGEVIARIAVAAPAAPSAPSAQTAAGAPAADTVPAAQAVSRPAVPAQAPAAGRPAAPAAAFDASAPMRSRYSPAVQTLAAEHGIDLTAVPGTGLGGRITRKDVLTYLDNGGAAAGATAAPARAAGQQAPEALQQPAVQAIQEEVQEALEPVRHSGLHLSETPRIPTIEVEGGRGSSSEYLIDVTPIRNTIATRMRQSVSEIPHAWTMIEVDVTNLVILRNKLKDEFKRKEGINLTYLAFLMKAVVSAIKDYPIMNSVWAVDKIIVKREINISLAVGTEDSVMTPVIKKADQKNVAGLAREIDELAMKTREGKLRLEDMQGGTFTVNNTGSFGSILSYPIINYPQAAILTFESIVKKPVVINDMIAVRSMANICLSLDHRILDGVICGRFLQRIKDNVEGYTPDTKLY; from the coding sequence ATGTCTGACAACACAAAGCTGACTGATGTGATCATGCCCCAGCTGGCAGAGTCGCTGGTGTCGGCAACGATCGGCAAATGGCTGAAGCAGCCCGGAGATTCCATCGAGCAGTACGAACCGCTCTGTGATCTGATTACGGATAAAGTGAATGCGGAGCTGCCGGCCACTGTGGACGGCACACTGGTAGAACTGCTGGCCGAAGAAGGCCAGACTGTCAGCGTGGGCGAAGTGATCGCCCGCATTGCCGTAGCGGCTCCGGCTGCGCCAAGCGCGCCGTCCGCTCAAACAGCCGCTGGCGCGCCAGCGGCGGACACTGTGCCTGCGGCGCAGGCTGTGTCCCGCCCGGCTGTGCCTGCCCAAGCTCCGGCAGCGGGCAGACCGGCAGCACCTGCCGCCGCCTTTGACGCATCGGCACCGATGCGCTCCCGGTATTCCCCGGCGGTGCAGACGCTTGCCGCGGAGCATGGCATCGATCTCACGGCTGTGCCGGGGACTGGTCTGGGCGGCCGTATCACACGCAAGGACGTGCTGACGTACCTCGACAACGGCGGCGCAGCAGCCGGAGCCACCGCAGCACCGGCTCGTGCAGCCGGACAGCAGGCACCGGAAGCTTTGCAGCAGCCTGCTGTCCAGGCGATTCAGGAAGAAGTGCAGGAAGCGCTGGAGCCGGTTCGCCATTCCGGCCTGCACCTCAGCGAAACTCCGCGTATCCCTACAATAGAAGTAGAGGGCGGGCGGGGAAGCAGCTCGGAATATCTGATAGACGTAACGCCAATCCGCAACACCATTGCGACAAGGATGCGCCAGAGTGTCTCGGAAATTCCGCATGCCTGGACGATGATTGAAGTCGATGTGACCAATCTGGTTATCCTGCGCAACAAGCTGAAGGATGAGTTCAAGCGCAAGGAAGGCATTAACCTGACATATCTGGCTTTTCTGATGAAAGCTGTCGTCAGTGCCATTAAGGATTATCCGATCATGAACTCGGTCTGGGCTGTTGATAAGATTATCGTCAAACGCGAAATCAACATATCCCTGGCAGTCGGCACCGAGGATTCGGTTATGACGCCGGTCATCAAAAAGGCGGACCAGAAGAATGTCGCGGGGCTGGCCCGCGAAATCGACGAGTTGGCTATGAAGACCCGCGAAGGCAAGCTGCGCCTGGAGGATATGCAGGGCGGAACCTTTACGGTGAACAACACCGGCTCTTTTGGCTCGATTCTGTCTTACCCGATTATTAACTATCCTCAGGCAGCTATTCTGACCTTTGAATCCATCGTCAAAAAGCCTGTAGTCATCAACGATATGATCGCCGTGCGTTCCATGGCCAATATCTGTCTGTCGCTGGACCACCGGATTCTGGACGGCGTGATTTGCGGCCGCTTTTTGCAGCGCATCAAGGATAATGTGGAAGGCTATACGCCGGATACGAAACTGTATTAA
- a CDS encoding alpha-ketoacid dehydrogenase subunit beta, with product MAIMEYIDAIRLAMKEEMERDESVFVLGEDVGVKGGVFTTTKGLQEQFGEERVMDTPLAESAIAGVAIGAAMYGMKPIAEMQYSDFMLPATNQIISEAAKIRYRSNNDWSCPVVIRAPIGGGIFGGLYHSQCPESIFFGTPGLKIVAPYSAYDAKGLLKAAVRDPDPVLFFENKKCYKLIKEDVPEGDYTVPIGEANLLREGSDITVIGYSLPLHFAMQAAEELEREEGITAHILDLRTLQPLDREAIIAAARQTGKVLIVHEDNKTGGIGGEVAAIIAEHCLFELDAPIFRLCGPDVPAMPISPPMEKFFMLSKDKVKAEMLRLAQY from the coding sequence ATGGCCATTATGGAATATATCGATGCCATCCGGCTGGCAATGAAGGAAGAAATGGAGCGCGATGAATCGGTATTCGTGCTAGGAGAGGATGTTGGCGTCAAGGGCGGTGTCTTCACCACCACCAAAGGGCTGCAGGAGCAGTTCGGGGAAGAACGTGTGATGGATACGCCGCTGGCGGAGTCTGCGATAGCCGGGGTGGCTATCGGTGCAGCCATGTATGGCATGAAGCCGATTGCCGAAATGCAGTACTCGGATTTCATGCTTCCGGCGACTAACCAGATTATCAGCGAAGCAGCCAAAATCCGTTACCGCTCCAATAACGACTGGAGCTGTCCGGTGGTGATCCGCGCGCCGATCGGCGGGGGGATCTTCGGCGGGCTGTATCACTCCCAGTGCCCGGAATCGATTTTTTTTGGCACGCCGGGACTGAAGATTGTAGCTCCGTATTCGGCCTATGATGCCAAAGGGCTGCTGAAGGCAGCCGTGCGTGACCCTGATCCGGTCCTCTTCTTCGAGAACAAAAAATGCTATAAGCTGATCAAGGAGGATGTCCCGGAAGGGGACTACACGGTTCCGATTGGCGAAGCGAATCTGCTGCGGGAAGGCAGCGATATTACAGTGATCGGGTACAGTCTGCCTCTGCATTTTGCCATGCAGGCAGCGGAGGAGCTGGAGCGCGAGGAAGGCATTACTGCGCATATCCTTGATTTGCGCACCCTGCAGCCGCTGGACCGCGAGGCTATCATTGCCGCCGCCCGCCAGACCGGCAAGGTGCTGATTGTCCACGAGGACAACAAGACCGGAGGCATTGGCGGCGAAGTGGCAGCGATCATTGCTGAACATTGCCTGTTTGAGCTGGATGCGCCCATCTTCCGCCTCTGTGGTCCCGATGTGCCCGCGATGCCGATCAGCCCGCCGATGGAGAAATTTTTTATGCTGAGCAAGGATAAAGTGAAAGCCGAAATGCTGCGTCTGGCGCAGTACTGA
- a CDS encoding thiamine pyrophosphate-dependent dehydrogenase E1 component subunit alpha — translation MESQGTVETVNRHKPLGLSDGQVIDMYRYMQLGRKYDERSLLLQRAGKINFHVSGIGQEAAQVGAAFALDRENDYFLPYYRDYAFVLTVGMTTRELMLSVFAKAEDPNSGGRQMPGHFGSKRLRIVTGSSPVTTQVPHAVGFALAAKMQKKKFVSFVTFGEGSSNQGDFHEACNFAGVNKLPVIIFCQNNQYAISVPAHKQLGGKVSDRALGYGFPGVRVDGNDPLEVYRVVKEARERALAGEGPTLIEAMMYRLSPHSTSDNDLAYRTKEEVDANWAKDGIAAFRTYLIELGLWSDEQERDLAAEYNLELKAAIEYAENAPFPKPEDTLLHVYSESDLKGGA, via the coding sequence ATGGAATCGCAAGGTACTGTAGAAACCGTTAACAGACACAAGCCGCTTGGACTTAGTGACGGCCAGGTCATCGATATGTACAGATATATGCAGCTCGGACGGAAATACGATGAGCGCAGCCTGCTGCTGCAGCGGGCCGGGAAGATCAACTTCCATGTCTCGGGCATTGGACAGGAGGCAGCCCAGGTGGGGGCGGCTTTTGCGCTGGACCGGGAGAACGATTATTTTTTACCGTATTACCGCGACTATGCCTTTGTGCTGACTGTGGGCATGACTACGCGTGAGCTGATGCTCTCTGTCTTCGCCAAGGCGGAAGACCCCAACAGCGGCGGGCGGCAGATGCCAGGCCATTTCGGAAGCAAACGTCTGCGGATCGTGACCGGGTCCAGTCCGGTGACAACGCAGGTTCCGCATGCCGTGGGTTTTGCCCTGGCAGCCAAAATGCAGAAGAAGAAATTTGTTTCCTTCGTCACGTTCGGGGAAGGCTCCAGCAACCAGGGGGATTTCCATGAAGCGTGCAATTTCGCCGGTGTGAATAAGCTGCCGGTCATTATTTTCTGCCAGAACAACCAATATGCGATTTCTGTACCAGCCCATAAGCAGCTTGGAGGCAAAGTCAGTGACCGTGCCCTGGGCTACGGCTTCCCGGGCGTCCGGGTAGACGGGAATGATCCGCTGGAGGTATACCGCGTGGTGAAGGAAGCACGGGAGCGTGCACTCGCCGGTGAAGGGCCGACCCTGATTGAAGCGATGATGTACCGCCTGTCGCCCCACTCCACCTCGGATAATGATCTGGCTTACCGGACGAAGGAAGAAGTCGATGCCAATTGGGCAAAAGACGGCATTGCCGCTTTCCGCACCTACCTGATTGAACTCGGGCTTTGGAGCGACGAGCAGGAACGCGATCTGGCTGCAGAATACAATCTGGAGCTCAAGGCTGCGATTGAATACGCTGAAAATGCGCCGTTTCCGAAACCGGAAGATACGCTGCTGCATGTATACAGTGAATCTGACCTCAAGGGAGGAGCCTAA